The Hordeum vulgare subsp. vulgare chromosome 7H, MorexV3_pseudomolecules_assembly, whole genome shotgun sequence DNA window gctgctcgCCGCTGCCTCCCCTCCTCCGCGTCGTGCTCCGAGTCGGCGGCCTCCTCCGCCACCCGTCTCAGGTCAGaccccccacccctcctcctcctcccgctcccCTCTACCCTCCAATGCCGcgccgccggcgacgaggacggcCCGTACGGCATCTCTCGTCCGGGCGCGCGGCCTCGATGCGTCGTGCTCTGTTTCCTAGTAGCAGAAGTGCGGTGCGAGCGGTTCGATCTCGTCGCTTTCCGCTTCGGCTCGTAGCTTCGAGGGTAGTAGCGCCCCGCTCAGCCTGCGTGCATTTCCGAAGAGTAGGGAGCGAGCGAGCGAGTGAGTTAACGACGCGTAGCGTGGTGCCGTGTGTTCGTGGGCCGTACGGCGGATTTGGTTCCATGGGAATGCATCCGAGACTTGCCGCTTTGAGGGTTTCATGTAACGCAGGGACCAAACtgcgatggatggatggatggatcatGGATGGGTGCTCGTGCGCGGTTGCGCTTGGGTGCTCCTGCGCGGTTGCGCTTTGTAGCCGTAGCGAATCCAGCCTCAAAGGGAAaacaaagtgaaaagtaacaTGGACGTTCCTGTCGAAACTGATGCGTCAAACTAGTAGTAGGAGTACTACGTAGGTTCCTGTTTGGGGCTACTGTATTTTCCGGTGACTGCTTTCCGCCTTCGAATTTCCTTTTTTCGAGAACAATGCACCTTTGGATCTGTGCTTATTGTCATTTGTACTACTTCTGGTGTGCACCGACGACCGAGTGGCATAGTTTTGAATAGCTCGCTATATAGCGTTTGAGGAACATCACGCTAAGCCGTTTAGCGCCATTTAGTGTGCTAACGCTTTTGCCGCATTTGACATAGCCCGTTATTTAAAACTTTGCCTAGTGAACTAGTGAAGCAGTACTAATGCTGGTTTGAACGGGAGGTCAGTTAAAGGTTTTTCTGTCCTAGCCTGCTGAGCTTACATGCTGTAGCTTGATACTTTCTGGTATGAAGTATCACACTACTAGGAACTATCTGCGGGATAGAAGGGTTTTAGGGAAATTAGGAAGGAAAATGGTGAACTGGGACTGAGAAGCTGAGAGAGAAGAAAGCACATTTGATCAATTTTGTTTGTTCGCATCCAGACCACGGTTGCATGTACAAAATTCTACACTGTTGTGTCTTCCTGAGCTCCATTCACTTACACCATTCATGTACCCATATGCTTGGGGAGTATATGAGGCACTAGCAACTTACCAATTGCATTATGTGTTCATTGGGGAGTTCCCTTCCATTTCAGACTCCTGATTAGCATATTTTAGACTTTTAGTAGTACTACTGGTTCAGAACTTATGCCCTGGAATTTCCCTTTATTATGTCCCTGAGTAGCTATTATATGCCCCTTTACTTTGTCGATGGTTGTTGCTTGAAGAAATGGGGAAGAGGAACTGCATTTAATTTTTGGGCCTGCTTACACCATACTAGTTACTTATATTGCTGCTTTGGACCACAAATTTGACCTTAGGGGACCAATTGTGTTATGGGCTTCATGGCGTTGCCTTCCATGCCTTTTAGATTTTTGTCCGTTGTTCCATGCATAATAACTGTGCTGCAGTCTTTTATCTTTCTGTTATGAGGTTGTCTAATGGGTGAACATTTCTAGATCCAAATGTGGTGAATCGTGAACATACCTAACTATACATTTCTGCTAAGTTTTCAGCCCCTTGGCCAATTAGGCCTTGTACAATGCAAGGTGCTTAGGAAGAGGTGCTTAGAGAAATAAACCAGATTTTTTTAAGAACCGGTGCTTATCTGTAGACCGTTACTAGGACCAAACATGTCCTTCCTTCTAAGACACCCACCTTTCCAACTTTGTTGTCTGAAGTTATAACTGTAAATTGCAAGAAACGACAAACCAATCTCTGATATTTAATAATTTTATTCTGTCTTATTTCAtgtatgttttttgtttcgttggAAGCACTTCAAACATGTGCCATGGATGCATGCATCTCACTGTTAGTGTAGGAGATATGATGAGCCACTTGTCAGTTGCAAAATTTCACGGTGGTCTAGTGATTTATATTTTTAGATTGATGGCTGGTGATTTATATCTGTCATGGATCAAATTAAGGTCTCTTAGCTTTTTCAGTGGTTGGCAGATGGGCAATGCTTGTATGAAGAAGATGCACATAGTTTCTACTATATCTGTATCACAGTTGCAACTTGCATGTTCTTTCAGTTATACGGAATGGTTTATAGAATGTGAGTGTGGTTTCAACAAGCATGTCCAATGTGATAATTTTGCATCAGTACATACTTTCCGCAAAAGCTGCATTAATTATTGTGTACCACTCCAGAAGTGGAGCATGTGTCTGGCAGGTGTTATACTACTTTTGAGCGACTATACTTAATGCTGGATACTGTATGTGTTTATTGTCGAATTTTATTTTCATCATCCAGATATATCAAACCCAGTAACTTGTTGCCTGACATTTATTTTTTGTTTATCCCTTTCAGCAGTTGTAAACATGCTTCATCATTCAAACAGCCGCCAGCAGAGGAACAGAGGATCAAAAATCAAAACGTTACTCAAGGTCACCTTACTCTTAGGTGTGGCTGTTTGGCTTGTGTATCAGGTGAAGCATTCTTATGATAAGAAAAATGAGTACTACAATGCTACTGAGGACCAGCTTTCCCATGATGATAGAAGCATGTTCCAGGGCAGGAAAGAAAGGCTAGGTACTTATGCTGATGGTAATGTGGAAAAGGCGACAGAGAGGACCGATGTAACAGGCAAACAAGAGGAAGAGAATAGTGGAGAAAGTGTCTTTGACAAAGACAATACTGACTCCCATGACGATGGTTCGGGAAGCACAGAGAGGTCAGAGGCTGAAGAAGGGCAAGCCGGCCGCACAGATGATAATGCTGAAGCACATCTTAATGAAACATCTGAATCCAACTCATCTGATGCTGAGACTAAAACTGATGTCCATTCAACTGGAGATGATGTACCCCATGAAGAAGAGGCACAAAGTGATGGATCCGCTAATGCAGGTCAGATCAATGCAAGCAGCAATGGTTCAGATGGAGAGCAATCTGAGAAAAAAGGGACAGTGGAGTCTCAAGCTGACTCCGAGTCCCTTTCTGAAGACACCAAGGCTGGAACAGGCGACGAGCATTCCGCTGAGACTCTTCCAGATGAAACAGGCAACATACCAGCGGTTCATAATGAAAATCCTCAAGGCGATGCAGCTTCCAGTACATCTGATGCTTATGGGCATAGCAACAGTGAGCCTGTTCATATAGAGATTGGATCTGAACATGAAGGAGCAATAACATCATCTGTGACTACATCTGGTGATGCTGAGAAGGGTAATTCTGTGGAGACTAATCCATCTGAAAGCATCTTAGTAGAAGAAAAGGCTGGCGGTGATGGCGAGAAGGGCTCAGAAACGAGTACAGCTAATGTGGCGTCAGATGCCCAAGAAGCAAACACTGAGGAAGGCAATGCTGCAACAGAAGTTCGCGCTGACCAGGCTGCAAATACGCAGACAGAGAACTCCGAAGGCGCCTCTGCTGCTGCTGAAGGAGCAAATGGTTCTCTAGAAGAGACGAAGGCTGTGGAGAACCAGATTGATGGAGCCACAAAAGGGTCAAGCAATGGTGATCAGGACAATATCAAGATTGAAACCAACACATCTACCAGTGACGAGCACAATGAACGTCAGAGCGTCGATGTCAGTGCTGGGTCGAGTGGCTCAAATGACAGTGGCCCTGAACAAACTGGAAAAGCTGAAACCCAGTGATAGCACCAAACGCATACGGACATTGTTCAGCATACGCGATTGTTCATGGACACGAAGAGGAGCTACTGCACATAgaaagattgtttgtttgttcagATTGAGGTTACATCCTTCAGTTGATGTTGTTGATGCACAACTGTGTCAATTGTGCAGACTATGTGATCCATGCACTACAAGACTATTTGCACGGCAGTGTTTTTCTTGCCAAGTTACCTCAAGAATGTGACTTTGGCTGCCAGGTTTCAAATCACTGCGAAGTAATCTGTTCATGCCTCCTATACCACGCTGGCGACCTCTGTTCTTAATGTAACTGTAAGCTGGAGAACAACAACAGTCAACTGCTTGCCTGCTTCTTGGTTACAGCTACTATGTTtggtgttgttttctccctagtcccTAGCCTTTTGGTGCTCCTTTCTACACTTGTTTGACTTGCAGAAAAAGTATGGTATATGTTGTGCGATTGCATCTTTGTCAGCAGAATCAGGATGCGTTTTTTTTTTACCAGTGTCTCTACTGTCTTAGATTCATTGTTCCTTGGTTGTTTGCGAAATCTGGTTGCTTGACCATTTGTTGCCAAACGTTTAACTAGCAACTCTTTGCTCCTGTCGTTTTAACCTGACGCAGGGGCAAAACTGGTTAACTGGTTTGCATACACAGGGGTCGGGGGCTCGGAGCTTAGGACAACTCCAAAGGCGGCCAAATGCCCTCCCATACTTATCCGTGCATATATTCGAACGTGTCCATGGACAAAACGTGTCCGTGGACAACACCTGATTGTACATCGTTGGAGGAGTTTTGTCCATGAACAACACCTGATTGCCCATCGTTGGAGGGATACTCAATGGTGTCcccttattttctttcttgtcGTATTTTCTTTAGAGCAACTCGAACCGGCCGATTCAAACGGACGGTGATTTTATCCGTTTTTTATCCATTTGGGTCGTTCGTCGGCTCTGTGTCCGTCCGGTTTATGATTTGAATCGGC harbors:
- the LOC123406948 gene encoding dentin sialophosphoprotein-like, coding for MLHHSNSRQQRNRGSKIKTLLKVTLLLGVAVWLVYQVKHSYDKKNEYYNATEDQLSHDDRSMFQGRKERLGTYADGNVEKATERTDVTGKQEEENSGESVFDKDNTDSHDDGSGSTERSEAEEGQAGRTDDNAEAHLNETSESNSSDAETKTDVHSTGDDVPHEEEAQSDGSANAGQINASSNGSDGEQSEKKGTVESQADSESLSEDTKAGTGDEHSAETLPDETGNIPAVHNENPQGDAASSTSDAYGHSNSEPVHIEIGSEHEGAITSSVTTSGDAEKGNSVETNPSESILVEEKAGGDGEKGSETSTANVASDAQEANTEEGNAATEVRADQAANTQTENSEGASAAAEGANGSLEETKAVENQIDGATKGSSNGDQDNIKIETNTSTSDEHNERQSVDVSAGSSGSNDSGPEQTGKAETQ